TTCATGCAGTTCCAGAGGCGTCTCGACGCTGAAGATGCTTATGTTCGCGCGTTGTCCAGCGACGCGCCAAAGGTGCAGCCATTTTCCCTGGCGCTGAAGCTCGGCGGCGCGCTCGTGTTCGCGCCGGCCCAGTTCATCCAATCTGTCTTTATCGAAGTCCAGCGGGACCTTCACACTCATCGCCACATGAAACAGCATCGAAATCTCCATCGTCCTGAGCGTTTTCGATCGGAAGCGCGTTTATTTCACTGCGACGGGGCTCACCCCTGTCATCGTATGAAGCAGCGTGAGGGCGTATTCGGATGCTGATTGCTGATTCTGCCCGGTGACCAGCTTGCCATCCTTTACGACATAGGGATCGTTGGCGCCGACGCGCGAATATATCGATCCGACGTCTTCGAGGACGGTCTGCGGATAATGCGGGATAAGAAAGCCGCTGCCGAAAATACGCTGCAAATCAAGATCGCCTTCGAGCGTGTATCCAGTCGTCCGCCGGCCGCGGATGCGCGCTGGGATGTTGCCGAGCGCAATCGCACCGTGGCAAATGGCGCCGACAACTTTGTCCTTGCTCCAAAAGTGCTCAAGAACCGCCGCCACATCTTCGTTCGGGTAGAGATCGAACGTCGCACCACGGCCGCCGGCCACGTGAACGGCATCATAGGCATCGAGATCGACATCTTTTAGTTTCAAGGTTTCATCGAGCTTGGCGACGAGTGTCTTGTCCGACAGAAAACCTTTACTGACGAGGTCTTCCGACTCCATGGAGTGCTCGAAATAGGGGTCGCTGTAGGGATCATAAACAACTTTGCCGCCAGCGGGACTCGCAAAGTCGACTTCGACGCCGCGCTCCGTCAGATGCCAATAAGGATGGGTGACCTCCGACAGCCAGAAAGCAGTGTCAGAGCTGGAAATGATAAACAGAACTTTCATGGTGGGCTCCCGTTTTCCGTTCCGCGCGATGCTTGAATGTCATGCTCCGGCGGCTGAACTTGCGAGAAGCTAGCCAGCGGAAAGAGCGCCCGCCATTAGATCAGAGGCTGGAAAGCGCTATACCTTTGGGTGGGGAAGCCGGAGCGGCGGCACTATACGAAGGTATGGGGCGAACAAACCGGTGTTCAATTGTTCCTTCGCTGGGCTGGTTCTTCTTATCGTGGTGCAGTGCTGAGAGGTGCATTGCGCCGCCGCCATATGCACGCCGGAACGGGGAAACGAGGATGCTGCAGCGATCTAACCTTGTTGCCGCCGAAGATCGCGGTCGATATGTTCCAGGTATGGCGCAACCGGGATTGGTTCATATCATCGACGACGATGACGGGGTACGGGCTGCTCTGGCAAGCCTTATCCGCTCTGTCGGCAACGATGCGCGGCTCTACAGTTCCGCGGCGGAATTCCTCACCAGCGCGCTTCCCCCGGTGCCTTCGTGCTTATTGCTCGATGTACGTTTGCCAGAAATTAATGGTCTCGATTTTCAGGATTCGCTGCGCAGGCGGGGTATCTTCCTGCCCGTTATTCTGATGACGGGCTATGGCGATATCCAGATGTCGGTACGGGGAATGAAGGCTGGCGCCGTCGATTTCCTGACCAAGCCCGTCCGCCACCAGGATCTTCTCGATGCCATTTCCACCGCGCTCGCACGAGACCGGGATTGGCAGCGGGACAACGCGGAGGTCTCGGCGATACGTGACCGCCATTCCCTGCTGACACGGCGCGAACTGGAGGTCTTCACGCTGGTCACGGCGGGGAAGATGAACAAGCAGGTCGCGGGCGATCTCAACCTCAGCGAGATAACCGTGAAGATTCACCGCGGCTCCGTCATGCGAAAGATGGGCGCCCGAACCCTCGCCGATCTCGTGAAGATGGCGGAATTGCTGAGAATGGCCGGCTCGACTACAAACGACCACCATTGATGACCGACAAGAGGATAGAACGTTGCCTCCGTAGCACCAATGTATGGTTTGACTGGAACAGCGGCGGTGCGATGGTGCGCTCGGGGACTTGCGGATTCCCCGGCAAAAGGCGACCATCGTGAGCAACACGATTATATCGATCATAGATGATGATATGGCGACACGATCGGCGCTCACTGCTCTTATGCGCGCGAAGGGATTTGACGCCAGAGCCTATGAATCTGCCGAGGATTTTTTGCGGGCGGGGGCACAAGATAATTGTCAATGTGTCATTACCGACATTCAAATGCCGGGCATGAGCGGGATCGATTTGAAGCAGCGCCTCAACGATGGGAACTGCGGCGTTCCCGTGATCATGATCACGGCGCGTGTTGAAGATCGCTTGCAGGAGCTCGCGCGGGCCGCCGGCGCCTTCTGCTTGCTTCGTAAGCCTTTCAAAGCGGAAGCGCTTATCAAATGTATAGAACGGGCGCTTGCGCCCTGACATTGGCGTTTGTGTGGAGTTTCTTTTAGGTGTCCACGCCGGATTCTAAAGCACCATTGGGCGACAACGCGCAGCCAGCGGCGACAGAGCCGGATATTGACGCCCTCGATTTGGTCGAGGAAAGCGTTGCTGTCTTCGGACTGGATCTTCGTATCACGGCGTGGAACGCCGGTGCAGAGCGTCTTTACGGATGGACGCGCGAAGAAGTCATCGGTGGCGATATTCAGTCATTCGTCAAATGCTCGCCCTCGGAGCCGTTGACGAAAATTCTCTCTGACGTCCGCGAGAAGGGCATCTGGCGGGGCGAGTTTCTGCGGCGAACCAAAAATGGCGGCTTCATTTCCGTGAGCACGAAATGGTCGCTTCGGCGGGACGGCAGCGGCGCCATGCTCGACATTGTCGAGACGAGCCGCGACGTGACCGAGCTGAGACGGACGGAGGAATCGCTCGACCGGGTCCAATATCAATATCAGAATCTTTTTCAGGCCTCAGTTGCCTGCTTTTGGGAACTTGAGTTTTCGGACGTCCGAGCCATGGTCCGCGACTTAATGGCGTCGGGCGTTGAAGATCTACGACAATATTTCCTGACTCATCCGGATTTCGTCAGGCAGATGATACGGGCAACACGCATCGTCGATGTGAACGACCAATGCGTCGCCACTTTCGGCAACGGTGATCGCTCTGACTTGCTGGAGGGCCTCGACCCGTTTTGGCCGGATGAAAGCCTGGACGTTTTCGCCGGCAGCGTCGTCGCCGCTTTCGAGGGAAGCGCGCATTATTCTGCGGAAGTCGCGTTCCGGACGCTCGATGGACGCCGGCTCGAGACGATATTCACCGTGTCTTATCCGCGCCGATTATCGTCTTCAGCGCGCCTGCTCGTCGGCATTCTTGATCTGACTGATGCGAAAAGAGCAAAGGCTGAGAGCGAGGCGACAGAGCGGCGGCATCAGAACTTTTTCCATTTCCTGCCCGTGCCATTGCTGAGGCTCGACGGAAGTAAAGCCGTCGAAATCGTCAACCGCTTCAAAAAGCAAGGGATCGGCGACTTTCGCCAACATCTGAAAGATCATCCGGACGTTCTGATTGACATTATGGAAGGTCAACAGATCGTGGAGGTCAATCAGCGCGCCGTCGAAGTGTTGCGCGGGCGCTCGGTCGAGGAATTCCAAGGGTCGATCAAACGCTATTGGATGGAGTCACTCGATGCGTACCGGGAAGTTGTCTTCGCGCGCTACGAGGGCAAGAGGGGCTACGAGGCGCTACTCAAACTCGTCGCACACGACGGCACTCTTCTCGATGTTTTGTTCTTCGCCGCGTTCGCACCCGTCACAGGCGCGGAAAACGTGAGCCTTGTCGGGTTGATCGATGTTACAGACCGTGTCAAAGCGCAAGAAATGCTTGCGCATGTCCAAGCCGAGATGGCGCATGCTGCGCGCGTTTCCGTACTTGGAGAGCTGACGGCATCGATCGCGCACGAGGTCAATCAGCCACTCACGGCTATTGCGACGAATACAGAAGCCAGCCTGCTCTGGCTCGGCCATTCGCCACCCAATCTTGATGAAATCCGCGATCTTTCAAACCGGACCGCCGCGGAAGTGCAACGCGCTGCCGACATCATCAATCGCATTCGCTCAATGGCGTTGCGGGCAAGCCCGCAATATAAGTCTGTTAATGTCAACCACATCGTCGAGGAGGCGATGTTGTTTCTGCGTCACGAACTCCAGCGCAATGAGGTTGTGAGTTCGCTTAGGCTCGGCGATGACCTGCCCAGCCTGCGCGGTGATCCAGTGCAGCTTCAGCAGGTGATCGTCAATCTGGCCGTCAACGCTATGCAGGCGATGGTTCAAAGTGAACGCCGTCCGCGCGAGATTCTGGTTACGACGAGTGTCGCGGAAGATGATTATGTGAGACTCGATGTCGCCGATAACGGTGTGGGCATTTCCGAGAATATTTTTGCACGGCTTTTCGAAAGTTTTTTTACAACGAAAGCAAATGGAATGGGCATCGGTCTGCCGATTTGCCGCTCGATTATTGAAGCGCATGGCGGTGAGATTCGCGCCGCAAACAAAGCCGGTAATGCGGGCGCGTGCTTCACCGTGTTGTTGCCGTCGCGTGAGCCCGGCGCGGTACTGCGGTCAGCATAAAATCATACTTAGGTATCGGAGGGTTTCTACCCATTGCGGGGAAGCCGGCTCGCGGGCACATCGCCGCGCGAAAATGATCATCCTGACGTATGAGTACGCTTAGACAGCCATCTGATAGTCGCGCCGCGCCTGTCATGACACGCTCTTACCAATGCCAAACGGCAGCATTGGACGGAGACAGAGTCATGAAAACCGCAAAAGAGCTCATGCTGGCTTATCTGGCCGGAAACGCCGAACAATCAGGCGCACTCTTCGCAGAGCAGGGAACTTTGGAACTGCCCTATCTCGCCTCGATAGGCGTACCGCCCGTCAACAAAGGGCCCGAGGAAACTACGAAGTTCCTGACCTTCCTACACGGCACGCTCTATCCGGATTTCAAGTTCGAGAACATCAAGGTTCATCTCGAAACGCCCGATCAAGTCTTCGCAGAATATTTCATCAATCACGCATCGGGCATCAACGGCAAACAGGTGCACCAGCAGTTTTTTGGTCATCTCGAGGCGGAGAACGGCAAGATCAAGCGCTTACGCGAGGCGATCGACGTCGTCCTCGCAGCCGAGGCGATCTATCCGAACGGGCTTGCCGACATCGTCGCCAAGAAAGCCTGACACTCATCTCTTATCGGAAAACGCGAGGAGGGATCGCAATGTCGGTTTCCCTGGATCAGGCAGAGGCAATCGTAAAGACGGCAAGAGCGAAAGCAGTCGAGATCGGCGTTGCGGCGACCGTTCTTGTGCTGGATGAGGCCGGCCACCTTAAAGCTTTTGCGCGCATGGAGCACGCTTGGCTCGGCTCGATTGACGTTGCGATGAAGAAGGCGCGGACAAGCGTTCTTTTTCAGATGGAAACGCAGCAGGTCTGGGAGGTGTGCAAGCCCGGCGCGCAGGCGCAGGGTCTTGAGCTGACCAATGATGGCCTCGTGACTTTTGCTGGCGGCATTCCGCTGAAGACAAGCAGCGGTCAATTGATTGGGGCCATCGGGGTCTCGGGCGGACAGGTGGCGCAGGATTTTGAGATAGCGCGCGCCGGACTGTCGGCACTCAGCGCGTAAATCTTATTTGCGAATCGTGGAGCGGAAGATGACGAGGAAAATCTTGATTACGGGTGCCGGCTCTGGTTTCGGCGAGGGTGCCGCGATCGGCTTGGCGCGTTTAGGACACGAGGTGATCGCGGCGGCGCATTTGTGGCCGCAGGTTACCGCCTTACGCCTCAAGGCCAAAGAGTTGGGATTGCCATCGTTGCGGATCGAAAAGCTGGATCTGCTCGACGCCTACGACGTGAAGCAAGCGGCGGGATGGGATTTCGATGTTCTCGTCAATAACGCGGGCATCGGCGAGGGCGGCCCGATTGCGGAAATTCCGTTGGATATTGTCTGCAGGAATTTCGAGATCAATGTCTTTGCACCATTGGGGTTGACGCAGCAGGTCGTGAAGAAATGGGTCGCGGCCGGCACGCGTGGGAAGATCGTTTTTGTCTCGTCGATGGGCGGTCTGTTCAGTCCGCCGGGGTTTTCCGCCTATGCCGCGACGAAACATGCGCTCGAAGCTATAGCTGAGGCGATGTATGGAGAACTGCAACCTTTCGGCATTCAGGTACAGACTATCAATCCCGGTGCCTTCCTGACCGGCTTCAACGAAGCGATGGCGGAGAACGCATTTCGCTGGCTCGACGACGATATCAATTTCACGAAGCGCGACGCGATGCGAAGGCTTGTCGCCGATCTCATCGGCGGCCCCGGTGGGCGTCTCGACCCCGAAGACATGATCAATAAAATGATCGAGGTGATTCCCGCGGAGCAAGGTCATTTCCGCAACGTGTTCCCGACTGTGATCGAAGACGCGCTCAAAAAACACCAGGCCGAAATGTTTGCCCGCAAGATTTGAAATCTTCCGCGTACGGCTTTCGCTTTGATGCCTCGAAGTAATTATACGACCGGATGATGGCGCTACCGCGGCGTTGTCCTTATCCGTTGGCGATCCGCTTTTAAAAGGCGGTGAAGGGAAGTTGACAATGCAGAGCTTGGCGCGAACTTTCATCGGGTCGTTGGGAGTGGTAGCGATATTCGCCACCACAGGTCCAAACGCCGCCGCCGACCCGCTAGACACAGAATCCTTCACGGAATTGCGGCAACTCTACAAACAGATCATCGACGCCGAGAATGCGCACGACGTCAAGGCGGTCGCGCCATATGTCTGGGATTCGCCTTCGACACTTTTCGTCGCCAAAACGTCCGATCCATCTCAGGGCAATTGGGCGGGGTTCTGGGGCAAGGACGTGGTGCTGGCGCACTTTGGCGCCCTTTACAAAGGCACGTTTCATATGGCTCCCGATTATACGCGGGAGAGAATCGTCGGTCTCACCAAAGATGTCGCCGAGACCTATGTTCCGCTACAGATTTCGGTGTCCTACGCCGGCCAGAACCCCGCGCCGAAGCCGTTCCTCATGATCGTGGAATGGATCAAGACCCTACAAGGCTGGCGGATGGCGACGGACATCGCTTTGCCGGTGCCGCCCGCGCCGCCGAAGCACCCTTGACGCATAGCTGTTCTGAGATGTTTTCATGGGGGGACAGGTGCCTCAAAGTGCTTGATCCGGAGCTTGGGTTCGTGTTCCCATAGTTTGTGCAATGACACTGGAGTTTGCGCGGAGTCGCGTTGAAAAATGGGGATCTTTCGTGCGCGATCGTTCATCTTCGCTATCAATGCTTATCTCGCGACAGCACTGGCACTTTACGTTTCCTTCGCCCTCGATCTTCCCAATCCTTGGTGGGCGATGGTTACGGTTTTTCTCGCCCAGCCGACGCAATTGCTGGTTGGTGCGATCTGGGCCAAGGCGGCTTACCGTGTCGTCGGCACGCTGATCGGGGCAGCCGGTTCGCTGCTCATCATTCCTAATCTATCGCAAGCGCCGGAACTCATGATCCTCGCGCTCGCCGGCTGGATCGGCCTATGCCTTTACGGTGCGCTGCTCGATCGCACACCGCGCGCCTATGTCTTCATGCTCGCAGGATATACGGTGGCGCTCGTCGGCCTGCCGCAGGCGACCAACCCCACCGCGCTCTTCGACGTCAGCGTCGCGCGTGCCGAGGAGATCGTCATCGGCGTGCTGGCGTCCGCGGTGGTCCAGAGCATTCTGTTTCCACGCAGCGTGACGGCTTTCATGCAGGGGAAGCTCAACGAAATTCTCGCCGACGCGCGGACGTCGATCAGAGACGTGCTGGCAGAGCCGGCTTCGTTGGGACCTGCGCTTGAGCACCAGCATATCGCGACGGGCTTGACGGATCTGAGCCTCATGGCGACGAATTTGCGCTTTGAGGAAGACTTCCCTGCCTCTGCTAGGCGCGTTCTGCGCGCACTTGAGGAACGTCTCGTCTCGCTTCTGCCCCTGACCAGCGCTGTGCAAGATCGCTTTGCGGCGCTGCGGGAGATTGGACCGATCCCCCCGATCGTCGAGGAAGTCGTAGCCGCTGTCGCAACATGGCTGAAGAGTTCGCAAGCTGCGGACAAGGCCGGCTATACCCAGATTGTGAGCGAAATCGAACGGCTCCATCCGCGCACCGACGAAGCCGCGGACTGGCCAAATTTGCTATGTGCGAGTCTCAGCGCGCGCCTCGCCGAGTTGGTCGGTGCATGGCAGGAATGCCTCGTGCTCACCGCGGCGCTGGGTAATCCGACACGCATCGATCCGGCGGTGCAAGCGTTGCCGGGCGATCGACGGCCGCGCACGTTACATACCGATGCTGGCCTCGCACTATTTTCCGCTATTGTCGTCGCACTGACGATTATCGCCATTTCTGCTTTCACCATCGCGACAAAGTGGGAAAATGGCGCAACCGCCATCGCCATCACGGCGGTGCTTTGCTCGATTTTCATCGCTGCGGACGATCCGACACCGATGGCGGGGACCTTGATCTACGGATTTTTCATCGCGTTTCCATTCGCAGTTTTTTATGAGTTCGCCATTCTGCAATCGATAGACGGGTTCGCCATGCTGGCGCTGGTCCTGTTTCCTGTCGTGTTTCTTGCCGGCTTTTTCTTCGCGCAGCCGAAATATGCGACGATGGCGCTTGGCTCGATGGTCGGCTTTTCAGCGGGCCTGGCACTTCAGCCCGAATTTCTTTCAAGCTTCGCAGCCTTTATGAATGCCTACGTTGCACTCGTCATCGGGGGTCTGTTCGGCTTCATCAGTCTGGGCACCCTGCGCGTACTTCCGGCGCAAAAGGTTGCGCAGCGGATTCGTCGGGCGGGCTGGAGCGATCTTGCTGCTCTTTCGGCCTCGCCATCCGATGAACCCGGCTGGGCGAGCCTGATGATCGACAGAATGGGCCTTCTCATCTCCCGATTGGCCAGGTTGCCCCACGGCGCCGACCTTGAATTGATGGATGCTTTGACGGACCTGCGTTTGGGCGTCACCATCATCGAACTCAACCACCTGTGCAGCGTGGTTGACCGGGCTGAAAAGGAGCGCATCGAGAGCTTCATGGCAATGCTTGGCAGGCATTTTAAGTCGCTGGCAAACGGCCGCCCTGAGATTTTGCCGCAAAGCGCCGTCGATATGCTTGACGCCATCATGGCAGGCATTCTTCGCCTGCCGAAAACGGCGGAACGAAGGGCCGGGC
This Methylovirgula sp. DNA region includes the following protein-coding sequences:
- a CDS encoding nuclear transport factor 2 family protein; the encoded protein is MKTAKELMLAYLAGNAEQSGALFAEQGTLELPYLASIGVPPVNKGPEETTKFLTFLHGTLYPDFKFENIKVHLETPDQVFAEYFINHASGINGKQVHQQFFGHLEAENGKIKRLREAIDVVLAAEAIYPNGLADIVAKKA
- a CDS encoding FUSC family protein, with the translated sequence MGIFRARSFIFAINAYLATALALYVSFALDLPNPWWAMVTVFLAQPTQLLVGAIWAKAAYRVVGTLIGAAGSLLIIPNLSQAPELMILALAGWIGLCLYGALLDRTPRAYVFMLAGYTVALVGLPQATNPTALFDVSVARAEEIVIGVLASAVVQSILFPRSVTAFMQGKLNEILADARTSIRDVLAEPASLGPALEHQHIATGLTDLSLMATNLRFEEDFPASARRVLRALEERLVSLLPLTSAVQDRFAALREIGPIPPIVEEVVAAVATWLKSSQAADKAGYTQIVSEIERLHPRTDEAADWPNLLCASLSARLAELVGAWQECLVLTAALGNPTRIDPAVQALPGDRRPRTLHTDAGLALFSAIVVALTIIAISAFTIATKWENGATAIAITAVLCSIFIAADDPTPMAGTLIYGFFIAFPFAVFYEFAILQSIDGFAMLALVLFPVVFLAGFFFAQPKYATMALGSMVGFSAGLALQPEFLSSFAAFMNAYVALVIGGLFGFISLGTLRVLPAQKVAQRIRRAGWSDLAALSASPSDEPGWASLMIDRMGLLISRLARLPHGADLELMDALTDLRLGVTIIELNHLCSVVDRAEKERIESFMAMLGRHFKSLANGRPEILPQSAVDMLDAIMAGILRLPKTAERRAGLLAAVGLRRGLFPQAAAYQPMVSVK
- a CDS encoding heme-binding protein, translated to MSVSLDQAEAIVKTARAKAVEIGVAATVLVLDEAGHLKAFARMEHAWLGSIDVAMKKARTSVLFQMETQQVWEVCKPGAQAQGLELTNDGLVTFAGGIPLKTSSGQLIGAIGVSGGQVAQDFEIARAGLSALSA
- a CDS encoding type 1 glutamine amidotransferase domain-containing protein, coding for MKVLFIISSSDTAFWLSEVTHPYWHLTERGVEVDFASPAGGKVVYDPYSDPYFEHSMESEDLVSKGFLSDKTLVAKLDETLKLKDVDLDAYDAVHVAGGRGATFDLYPNEDVAAVLEHFWSKDKVVGAICHGAIALGNIPARIRGRRTTGYTLEGDLDLQRIFGSGFLIPHYPQTVLEDVGSIYSRVGANDPYVVKDGKLVTGQNQQSASEYALTLLHTMTGVSPVAVK
- a CDS encoding response regulator produces the protein MLQRSNLVAAEDRGRYVPGMAQPGLVHIIDDDDGVRAALASLIRSVGNDARLYSSAAEFLTSALPPVPSCLLLDVRLPEINGLDFQDSLRRRGIFLPVILMTGYGDIQMSVRGMKAGAVDFLTKPVRHQDLLDAISTALARDRDWQRDNAEVSAIRDRHSLLTRRELEVFTLVTAGKMNKQVAGDLNLSEITVKIHRGSVMRKMGARTLADLVKMAELLRMAGSTTNDHH
- a CDS encoding SDR family oxidoreductase: MTRKILITGAGSGFGEGAAIGLARLGHEVIAAAHLWPQVTALRLKAKELGLPSLRIEKLDLLDAYDVKQAAGWDFDVLVNNAGIGEGGPIAEIPLDIVCRNFEINVFAPLGLTQQVVKKWVAAGTRGKIVFVSSMGGLFSPPGFSAYAATKHALEAIAEAMYGELQPFGIQVQTINPGAFLTGFNEAMAENAFRWLDDDINFTKRDAMRRLVADLIGGPGGRLDPEDMINKMIEVIPAEQGHFRNVFPTVIEDALKKHQAEMFARKI
- a CDS encoding muconolactone Delta-isomerase family protein → MLFHVAMSVKVPLDFDKDRLDELGRREHERAAELQRQGKWLHLWRVAGQRANISIFSVETPLELHEILESLPLRPFMTIDVTALCRHPGSLKEEAR
- a CDS encoding ATP-binding protein, with amino-acid sequence MSTPDSKAPLGDNAQPAATEPDIDALDLVEESVAVFGLDLRITAWNAGAERLYGWTREEVIGGDIQSFVKCSPSEPLTKILSDVREKGIWRGEFLRRTKNGGFISVSTKWSLRRDGSGAMLDIVETSRDVTELRRTEESLDRVQYQYQNLFQASVACFWELEFSDVRAMVRDLMASGVEDLRQYFLTHPDFVRQMIRATRIVDVNDQCVATFGNGDRSDLLEGLDPFWPDESLDVFAGSVVAAFEGSAHYSAEVAFRTLDGRRLETIFTVSYPRRLSSSARLLVGILDLTDAKRAKAESEATERRHQNFFHFLPVPLLRLDGSKAVEIVNRFKKQGIGDFRQHLKDHPDVLIDIMEGQQIVEVNQRAVEVLRGRSVEEFQGSIKRYWMESLDAYREVVFARYEGKRGYEALLKLVAHDGTLLDVLFFAAFAPVTGAENVSLVGLIDVTDRVKAQEMLAHVQAEMAHAARVSVLGELTASIAHEVNQPLTAIATNTEASLLWLGHSPPNLDEIRDLSNRTAAEVQRAADIINRIRSMALRASPQYKSVNVNHIVEEAMLFLRHELQRNEVVSSLRLGDDLPSLRGDPVQLQQVIVNLAVNAMQAMVQSERRPREILVTTSVAEDDYVRLDVADNGVGISENIFARLFESFFTTKANGMGIGLPICRSIIEAHGGEIRAANKAGNAGACFTVLLPSREPGAVLRSA